In the genome of Treponema pedis, one region contains:
- a CDS encoding FAD-dependent oxidoreductase produces MKQLAFTDYDIIVIGGGPAGTAAALAASEKNPKLKIALIEREEQIGGILKQCIHDGFGLIRFKERLTGPEYAWRYKEMVEARENIDIFLFTFLTKLKKENKFFSMEFTNPEYGVFNLRAKSLIAATGCRERTDRQVAIHGDRPAGIFTAGQAQAFINLHGYMPGKKCVILGSGDIGLIMARRLTIEGAKVEGVYEIKSVPSGLTRNLVQCLEDYGIPLHLKTTVTSVEGEKRIKAVYVAKVDEKMNPVPGTERRIECDTLILSVGLIPENEILLSLNVPINEKTKGPIVDQEMHTKISGLFSCGNALHVNDLVDYVSESGKTAGEAACRFAENISLSKAEKNEKEYPDKCKIELKGKFLYAVPQEINPELKTDIVFYFRSSEELKNVKLELNVNGKTIFEKKYTELKPPEMERFVLPYKKLEEISTIEKSELVLIENPL; encoded by the coding sequence ATAGAAAGAGAAGAGCAGATAGGAGGCATTTTAAAGCAATGTATTCATGACGGCTTCGGTCTAATCCGCTTTAAGGAAAGACTGACAGGCCCTGAATATGCGTGGCGTTACAAGGAAATGGTAGAGGCAAGAGAAAATATAGATATTTTTCTTTTTACTTTTTTAACCAAGTTAAAAAAAGAAAATAAGTTTTTTTCCATGGAATTTACAAATCCCGAATACGGTGTTTTTAATTTAAGGGCAAAAAGTCTTATTGCCGCAACGGGCTGCCGCGAAAGAACCGACAGACAAGTCGCAATACACGGCGACAGACCGGCAGGAATTTTTACCGCAGGACAAGCGCAAGCTTTTATAAATTTACACGGTTATATGCCCGGGAAAAAATGCGTAATACTGGGCTCGGGAGACATAGGCCTTATTATGGCACGCAGGCTTACTATAGAAGGAGCTAAAGTCGAAGGAGTCTACGAAATCAAATCCGTACCTTCAGGCTTAACCCGAAACCTCGTACAATGTCTTGAAGATTACGGCATTCCTCTTCATTTAAAAACAACCGTAACTTCGGTTGAAGGTGAAAAAAGGATAAAAGCCGTTTATGTTGCAAAGGTTGACGAAAAGATGAACCCCGTTCCGGGTACCGAAAGACGTATCGAATGTGATACTTTAATTTTAAGTGTCGGTTTAATCCCGGAAAATGAAATCTTATTAAGTTTAAACGTTCCCATAAACGAAAAAACAAAGGGCCCTATAGTAGACCAGGAAATGCATACAAAGATAAGCGGTTTATTTTCATGCGGAAACGCATTGCATGTAAACGACCTGGTAGACTACGTTTCCGAGTCGGGAAAAACGGCAGGAGAAGCCGCTTGCCGCTTTGCGGAAAATATTTCTTTAAGTAAGGCGGAAAAAAACGAAAAAGAATATCCGGACAAATGCAAAATAGAACTTAAAGGAAAATTCCTTTACGCCGTTCCGCAGGAAATCAATCCCGAACTAAAAACCGATATTGTTTTTTATTTTCGCTCCTCCGAAGAGTTAAAAAATGTAAAATTAGAATTAAATGTAAACGGTAAAACGATTTTTGAAAAAAAATATACGGAATTAAAACCTCCCGAAATGGAACGTTTTGTTTTACCTTATAAAAAACTCGAAGAAATAAGTACAATCGAAAAATCGGAACTTGTACTTATAGAAAATCCGCTTTAA